In a genomic window of Agarivorans albus:
- the bamA gene encoding outer membrane protein assembly factor BamA, producing the protein MFKKQLVVGLLLACISGTTLAAGNSAFTVADIRIEGLQRVSLGAALLQIPLRIGDEVDSSQVSDSIKRLYRSGNFEDVQVFRDGDALVFKVLERPTVSNIEYSGNKDIKTEQLEESLRSSGIKIGEPLDKTNLRNIEKSLEDFYYSVGKYSARVKAIVTPLPRNRVDLKFNFQEGLSAEIEQINIIGNQKFSSGELIKRMTLTDSAPWWNVLADQKYQKQKLAGDLETINSFYYDRGYIRFKVDSTQVALTPDKKGIYITINVDEGEIYTVEKVELAGNLLDKSAELNGLVSINQGDTYSGAEVTKTEELLSKFLGRYGYAYPQVNVFPVINDEDKTVVLNINIDPGNRVYVRRINVSGNTITKDEVLRREMRQMEGTWLSSRLVEQSRARLSRLGFFETVDVETVKIPGSDDQVDVNFTVKEQPSGSFNAGVGFGTESGLSLSAGVQQDNFLGTGNRAGINVSTNKYSKNFDVNFTDPYFTKDGVSFGGRFYYTDFEASKADIVDYNNETIGLRGTLGFPVNEYNRLSVSLGLEQNKISQLNAYAQIQQFWDIYAPHRNDDGSLTFGSLDTTLGWSRNTLNNGSMPTAGSSQKFDTKITIPGSDIQYFKMSFDTRHFFPITTNHDWAFAVRGKVGYGNGYGQLEGNDQILPFFENFYAGGYSTLRGFRSNTVGPRALYLVDNNGSSYVTASDDSVGGNALAVGSAELIFPTPFLDEAYIRQVRTTAFIDFGTVWDTEFDYERYSQMQCIRYCDRFGDYSSPDRIRASVGVSIQWFSPMGPLVFSFAKPIKSYEGDRSEAFSFNIGQTF; encoded by the coding sequence ATGTTCAAAAAGCAGTTGGTTGTTGGACTTTTACTAGCCTGCATCTCCGGAACGACTCTCGCCGCTGGAAATTCGGCGTTTACTGTTGCAGATATTCGGATCGAGGGATTACAACGGGTATCGCTGGGTGCCGCGTTATTGCAAATACCTTTACGTATTGGCGATGAGGTAGACAGTTCTCAAGTTAGTGACAGCATTAAGCGCTTGTATCGCAGTGGCAACTTCGAAGACGTTCAAGTTTTCCGCGACGGCGATGCATTGGTATTCAAAGTTCTTGAAAGGCCTACCGTTAGCAATATCGAGTACTCTGGCAATAAAGACATCAAGACCGAACAACTCGAAGAGTCTTTGCGTTCATCGGGCATCAAAATAGGCGAGCCCTTAGATAAAACTAATCTTCGTAATATTGAAAAAAGTCTTGAAGACTTTTATTACAGTGTGGGTAAGTACAGTGCGCGGGTCAAAGCGATTGTTACTCCCTTGCCGCGCAATCGAGTTGATTTGAAGTTTAATTTCCAAGAAGGTTTATCTGCGGAAATTGAACAAATTAACATTATCGGTAACCAAAAGTTTTCTTCTGGTGAGCTAATTAAACGTATGACTCTCACCGATAGTGCCCCTTGGTGGAATGTACTTGCCGACCAAAAGTATCAAAAACAAAAGCTAGCCGGTGACTTAGAAACCATTAATAGCTTTTACTATGACCGTGGTTATATTCGCTTTAAAGTGGATTCCACTCAAGTTGCTTTAACGCCTGATAAGAAAGGCATTTACATCACCATTAATGTTGATGAAGGTGAGATTTACACGGTAGAGAAAGTCGAGTTAGCGGGCAACCTTCTAGATAAGAGCGCTGAGTTAAATGGCTTGGTGAGCATTAATCAAGGAGACACTTATAGCGGTGCTGAAGTCACTAAAACTGAAGAATTGCTGTCCAAATTCTTGGGGCGCTATGGCTACGCTTATCCTCAAGTTAATGTTTTCCCAGTAATTAATGATGAAGATAAAACAGTAGTTCTTAACATCAATATAGATCCTGGTAATCGAGTTTACGTTCGCCGAATCAACGTGAGCGGCAACACTATCACCAAAGACGAAGTACTGCGTCGAGAGATGCGCCAAATGGAAGGTACTTGGTTATCAAGCCGCTTAGTTGAGCAATCAAGAGCTCGCTTAAGCCGTTTGGGTTTCTTTGAAACGGTTGATGTAGAGACAGTGAAAATTCCTGGCTCTGATGATCAAGTGGATGTCAATTTTACGGTTAAAGAGCAGCCTTCGGGGTCGTTTAATGCTGGCGTGGGCTTTGGTACCGAATCCGGCTTAAGCTTGTCAGCTGGTGTACAGCAAGACAACTTCTTGGGCACCGGTAACCGAGCAGGTATTAATGTAAGCACTAACAAATACTCTAAGAATTTTGATGTGAACTTTACTGACCCTTACTTTACAAAAGATGGGGTGAGTTTTGGTGGCCGTTTCTACTACACCGACTTTGAAGCGTCAAAAGCCGATATTGTAGACTATAACAACGAAACAATTGGTTTACGCGGCACCCTTGGTTTCCCTGTTAACGAGTACAACCGTTTGAGCGTAAGTTTAGGCCTAGAGCAAAACAAAATTTCGCAGTTAAATGCTTATGCGCAGATCCAACAGTTTTGGGATATTTATGCCCCACACCGAAATGATGATGGATCTTTAACCTTTGGTTCTTTAGATACTACCTTGGGTTGGAGCCGCAACACTCTAAACAATGGTTCTATGCCAACAGCGGGTTCTTCACAGAAATTCGATACTAAGATAACCATTCCTGGCTCAGATATTCAGTATTTTAAAATGAGCTTTGATACGCGTCACTTCTTCCCTATTACCACCAACCACGATTGGGCGTTTGCAGTAAGAGGTAAAGTTGGCTACGGCAACGGTTATGGTCAGCTTGAAGGTAATGACCAAATTCTACCTTTCTTCGAAAACTTTTATGCCGGTGGTTATTCTACCTTACGTGGTTTCCGTTCAAATACCGTCGGCCCACGTGCGCTTTATTTAGTAGATAATAATGGTAGTTCCTATGTTACCGCGTCAGATGATTCAGTGGGCGGTAACGCTTTGGCGGTAGGTTCAGCAGAGCTTATCTTCCCAACACCATTTCTTGATGAAGCCTATATTCGTCAAGTTCGTACCACTGCGTTTATAGACTTTGGTACAGTTTGGGATACCGAGTTTGATTATGAACGTTACAGTCAAATGCAATGTATTAGGTATTGTGACCGTTTTGGTGACTATTCATCACCGGACCGAATTCGAGCCTCAGTAGGTGTGTCTATTCAATGGTTCTCTCCTATGGGACCACTGGTATTCTCATTTGCTAAGCCAATTAAGAGTTATGAAGGGGATCGATCTGAAGCCTTCTCATTTAACATTGGCCAAACTTTTTAA
- a CDS encoding OmpH family outer membrane protein: MKKLIAAVALAATIVTPSFSALAETKIAVINIAEVFQQLPQRDTLQKTLKDEFEVRVQEVRGLEAEMQRLYDKREKDGELLGQQEVTKITRQLETMQAEYKLKRKNLEEDQRRRGAEEQQKLMIKVQDAIVEVSKAQGYDLVLPLDATAYASDSLDITKQVVQQVSKSK; the protein is encoded by the coding sequence TTGAAAAAACTAATTGCTGCTGTTGCCCTTGCTGCAACTATCGTAACCCCGAGTTTTAGTGCGCTAGCAGAAACCAAAATTGCTGTGATTAATATTGCTGAAGTTTTTCAACAATTACCTCAGCGTGACACGTTACAAAAAACGCTAAAAGACGAGTTTGAAGTACGCGTGCAAGAAGTTCGTGGCTTGGAAGCTGAAATGCAACGTCTTTATGATAAACGTGAGAAGGATGGCGAGCTGCTAGGTCAGCAAGAAGTAACCAAGATTACCCGTCAGCTTGAAACTATGCAGGCTGAATACAAACTTAAGCGTAAAAACTTAGAAGAAGACCAACGCCGTCGCGGCGCTGAAGAGCAACAAAAATTGATGATTAAAGTTCAAGACGCAATTGTTGAAGTATCTAAAGCACAGGGCTACGATCTAGTATTACCTTTAGATGCAACAGCGTATGCATCTGACTCTTTGGATATTACCAAGCAGGTTGTTCAACAAGTGAGTAAGAGTAAGTAA
- the lpxD gene encoding UDP-3-O-(3-hydroxymyristoyl)glucosamine N-acyltransferase: MTLSLGQIAEQLGLTLQGDPELVISNIAPFEKAGAQEISFLTNAKYKPMLATSKAGALILSKNHADAFSGNTLISEDPYVSYAQLAQLLDTTPACASNIHPSAVIEDGAKIGNNVSIGASAVIESGAVLGDSAQIGAGCFVGKNAKIGAETKLWANCSIYHEVQIGQQCLIQSNTVVGCDGFGYANKQGQWVKIPQLGTVIIGDKVEIGASVSIDRGALDNTEIASNVIIDNQVHIAHNVMIGTGTAIAGTTGIAGSTNIGRYCIIGGGVGINGHIDICDQVTITGYSMVTKSISEPGTYSSGMPTQANRQWRKSMARLSQIDEMHKRIVSLERKNSAEAD; encoded by the coding sequence ATGACACTAAGCCTTGGCCAAATCGCTGAGCAACTCGGGCTTACCCTTCAGGGTGACCCCGAGCTAGTTATTTCAAACATCGCTCCCTTTGAAAAAGCGGGGGCGCAAGAGATAAGCTTTTTAACAAACGCAAAGTACAAGCCTATGCTGGCCACTAGTAAGGCCGGTGCACTTATTTTGTCGAAAAATCATGCTGATGCTTTTTCTGGCAATACCTTAATAAGTGAAGACCCTTATGTTAGTTACGCCCAATTAGCGCAGCTACTCGATACCACGCCAGCTTGTGCAAGCAATATTCATCCCTCCGCTGTTATCGAAGATGGCGCGAAAATTGGTAACAATGTCTCTATTGGTGCCAGTGCAGTTATTGAAAGCGGTGCTGTTTTAGGCGATAGCGCGCAAATTGGTGCGGGTTGCTTTGTCGGCAAAAATGCAAAGATTGGTGCAGAGACAAAATTATGGGCCAATTGCAGCATCTACCATGAAGTTCAAATTGGCCAACAGTGTTTAATTCAAAGCAACACTGTGGTTGGTTGTGACGGTTTTGGCTATGCCAATAAGCAAGGCCAATGGGTGAAAATTCCACAATTGGGCACGGTAATTATTGGCGATAAAGTTGAAATCGGTGCTTCGGTCTCTATCGACCGAGGGGCGTTAGACAATACTGAGATTGCGTCAAACGTGATTATCGATAATCAAGTCCATATCGCTCACAATGTAATGATTGGCACCGGAACTGCCATTGCAGGTACTACTGGTATTGCTGGTAGCACTAATATTGGCCGCTATTGCATTATTGGTGGTGGAGTTGGCATTAACGGCCATATCGATATATGCGACCAAGTGACTATCACCGGTTACTCTATGGTCACTAAATCAATTAGTGAACCAGGCACTTATTCTTCAGGCATGCCAACCCAAGCGAATCGTCAGTGGCGAAAATCAATGGCTCGCCTATCTCAGATAGATGAGATGCATAAACGCATTGTAAGCTTAGAGCGCAAGAACAGCGCTGAAGCTGACTAA
- the fabZ gene encoding 3-hydroxyacyl-ACP dehydratase FabZ, with product MTKQLNRLEIQDIMELLPHRYPFLLVDRVLDFEEGKTLHAIKNVTFNEPFFTGHFPQQPVFPGVLILEALAQCTGILAFKSTTKPADNELYYFAGIDNARFKKPVGPGDVLHLEVELLRDRRGIGKFNCVAKVEGEVVCSGEIMCARRAYK from the coding sequence TTGACTAAACAACTTAACCGCTTAGAAATTCAAGATATCATGGAGCTTTTGCCCCACCGTTACCCATTTTTGTTGGTAGACCGGGTATTGGATTTTGAAGAAGGTAAAACCCTACACGCCATTAAAAACGTAACTTTTAACGAACCGTTTTTTACCGGTCACTTTCCGCAACAACCCGTTTTCCCAGGCGTATTGATTCTTGAAGCGCTGGCTCAATGTACCGGAATATTGGCGTTTAAATCAACCACTAAGCCAGCCGACAACGAGCTTTACTATTTCGCCGGTATCGATAATGCGCGATTTAAGAAGCCGGTTGGCCCTGGTGATGTATTGCATCTCGAAGTTGAATTATTACGCGACCGTCGCGGCATCGGTAAATTTAATTGTGTTGCCAAGGTAGAAGGCGAAGTGGTATGTAGCGGCGAAATCATGTGCGCACGTAGGGCCTACAAATAA
- the lpxA gene encoding acyl-ACP--UDP-N-acetylglucosamine O-acyltransferase has product MIDSTASIHPSAIIEGNVKIGANTTVGAFTIIRGDVEIGENCQIASHVVIKGHSKIGNNNRIFQFASVGEDCQDLKYAGEETYLEIGDNNTIRESVTIHRGTTQDRSITKIGSNCLFMINAHVAHDCVVGNGCIFANNATLAGHVTIGDNVIFGGQAAIHQFGKVGSYAFVGGCAAVNKDVPPYVMAVGNYARPVAVNTEGLLRRGFSKDSIKAIRQAYKTLYRSGNTLEEALSQIELSAEQYPEVKLFADFLKENGRGIVR; this is encoded by the coding sequence ATGATAGATAGCACTGCAAGTATACATCCAAGCGCCATCATCGAAGGTAATGTAAAAATTGGTGCCAACACTACAGTTGGTGCTTTTACCATTATTCGTGGTGACGTAGAGATTGGTGAGAACTGTCAAATCGCTTCACATGTAGTGATTAAAGGCCACTCTAAAATTGGCAATAATAACCGCATTTTCCAATTTGCCTCGGTAGGTGAAGACTGCCAAGACTTAAAATATGCAGGTGAAGAAACCTATTTAGAAATTGGCGATAACAATACTATCCGTGAAAGTGTGACGATTCACCGAGGCACTACCCAAGACCGAAGCATTACTAAGATTGGCAGCAACTGCTTATTTATGATTAATGCCCACGTTGCCCACGATTGTGTTGTAGGTAACGGCTGTATTTTTGCTAACAACGCAACTTTAGCTGGTCACGTCACTATTGGTGATAACGTTATTTTTGGCGGTCAAGCGGCGATTCATCAGTTTGGTAAAGTTGGCTCTTACGCCTTTGTTGGTGGCTGCGCAGCAGTAAATAAAGATGTTCCTCCCTATGTGATGGCTGTAGGTAACTATGCTCGCCCAGTAGCAGTTAATACCGAGGGTTTATTGCGTAGAGGTTTTAGTAAAGATTCTATTAAGGCGATTCGCCAAGCTTACAAAACGCTTTACCGTAGTGGCAATACTTTAGAGGAAGCGCTAAGCCAGATAGAGTTATCTGCTGAGCAATACCCAGAGGTTAAGTTGTTCGCCGATTTTCTAAAAGAAAACGGTCGAGGTATTGTTCGCTAA
- the lpxB gene encoding lipid-A-disaccharide synthase, with protein sequence MALADLHIAIVAGEVSGDILGAGLISALKQQYPNARFSGIAGPLMQEQGCEALFDMEELSVMGLVEVLGRLPRILKIRKQLLQQYIQSPPDIYIGIDAPDFNLGVEHKLHAKGVKTVHYVSPSVWAWKQKRVFKIKEGCNKILVFLPFEKAFYDRFEVPCEFVGHTLADQVPLESPQLPAIEQLGLDSSRKVLAILPGSRNAEVGLLTPVFLESAKKLLKQYPDLQLVAPLVNQRRREQFEALVNEHAPELDIKVIDGQARTVMTAADAILLASGTATLEAMLVKRPMVVAYRFKPLTYRIAKLIVNAKFAALPNLLADKMIVQEYVQEDCTSDNIVAELSRLLESDNSKLIDKFTELHQQIRCDADHKAAQAVIEVINS encoded by the coding sequence ATGGCCCTGGCGGATTTGCATATCGCTATCGTCGCCGGGGAAGTCTCCGGCGATATTTTAGGTGCCGGTTTAATTTCTGCACTTAAACAACAATACCCCAATGCGCGCTTTTCCGGTATAGCTGGACCACTAATGCAAGAGCAAGGTTGTGAGGCCTTGTTTGATATGGAGGAGCTGTCGGTAATGGGGCTAGTGGAAGTGCTAGGGCGCTTACCGCGTATACTCAAAATCCGCAAACAACTGCTCCAACAATATATTCAATCTCCACCAGACATCTACATTGGCATTGATGCTCCAGATTTTAACTTAGGCGTAGAACATAAACTGCACGCTAAAGGCGTTAAAACTGTTCATTACGTTAGCCCCTCCGTTTGGGCATGGAAACAAAAGCGAGTTTTCAAAATTAAAGAGGGCTGCAATAAAATTTTGGTTTTCTTGCCATTTGAAAAAGCCTTTTATGATCGCTTCGAAGTGCCTTGTGAGTTTGTTGGACACACCTTGGCTGACCAAGTTCCTCTTGAAAGCCCCCAATTGCCTGCCATTGAACAGCTTGGCTTAGATAGCTCCAGAAAGGTGTTGGCAATTTTGCCTGGTAGCCGAAATGCCGAAGTGGGCTTGCTTACACCAGTCTTCCTTGAATCAGCTAAAAAATTACTTAAGCAATATCCAGATCTACAACTGGTTGCTCCTTTAGTTAATCAGCGCCGCCGAGAACAATTTGAAGCTTTAGTCAATGAGCATGCACCAGAGCTAGATATTAAAGTTATCGACGGACAAGCTCGCACCGTAATGACCGCAGCAGACGCTATTTTATTAGCTTCTGGCACGGCAACGCTGGAAGCGATGTTAGTAAAACGGCCTATGGTAGTAGCTTATCGTTTTAAGCCTTTGACTTATCGAATTGCAAAGTTAATTGTTAATGCCAAGTTTGCTGCCTTGCCTAATTTGCTTGCCGACAAAATGATTGTGCAAGAATATGTACAGGAAGACTGTACCAGCGACAACATTGTGGCCGAGTTAAGTCGCCTACTTGAAAGTGATAACAGCAAACTCATCGATAAGTTTACTGAATTGCACCAACAAATCCGTTGTGATGCTGACCACAAAGCAGCGCAAGCGGTTATTGAAGTAATAAATAGTTAG
- the rnhB gene encoding ribonuclease HII, giving the protein MTPFVYPSGYSVFAGVDEVGRGPLVGDVVTAAVILNPKQPIAGLNDSKKLSEKKRLSLAEEIKQHAIAWAVGRATPQEIDELNILHATMLAMSRAVAALSVTPEFALIDGNREPQLSIPCQAVIKGDGLVAEISAASIIAKVARDQEMIELDARYPDYQFAKHKGYPTALHLEMLEKHGAIAEHRRSFKPVQRVLGEL; this is encoded by the coding sequence ATGACGCCTTTTGTTTATCCTTCTGGTTATTCTGTTTTTGCTGGCGTTGATGAAGTAGGGCGTGGCCCTTTAGTGGGTGATGTGGTAACCGCAGCGGTTATCCTTAACCCTAAGCAGCCAATTGCAGGACTAAACGATTCCAAAAAGCTCTCCGAGAAAAAACGTTTGTCGCTAGCCGAAGAGATCAAGCAACATGCAATAGCTTGGGCGGTAGGTCGGGCAACTCCTCAAGAAATAGATGAGCTGAATATTTTGCATGCAACCATGCTGGCGATGTCTAGAGCCGTTGCAGCGTTGAGCGTTACTCCTGAGTTTGCGTTGATCGACGGCAACCGAGAGCCTCAGTTAAGCATCCCCTGCCAAGCGGTGATAAAAGGTGATGGTTTGGTGGCCGAAATAAGTGCTGCTTCAATTATCGCAAAAGTGGCACGTGACCAAGAAATGATCGAATTAGATGCCCGTTACCCAGATTATCAGTTTGCCAAGCATAAAGGCTACCCAACGGCTTTACACCTAGAAATGTTGGAGAAACACGGTGCTATTGCCGAGCATCGGCGCAGTTTTAAACCCGTACAACGGGTACTAGGAGAGCTGTAG
- the dnaE gene encoding DNA polymerase III subunit alpha: MSEPTPNPSFIHLRVHSDFSMVDGLKKVKPIVAKAAELNMPAIALTDQTNLCGLVKFYGEAHNQGIKPIVGCDFFVQSDELGDDQFRLTLLATNNKGYQNITMLISRAYLRGQLQGKPVIDKQWLSEHAEGVIVLSGGRQGDVGKALLKGNHDIVERSLAFYQQYFPNHYFLELIRTGRPDEENYLHMAVALAGDKGLPVVATNEVVFLEEDQFQPHEVRVAIHDGFAIDDSRRPKKYSAQQYLRSEQEMQELFADIPEALQNSVEIAKRCNVTVRLGEYFLPDFPTEGLPIEEFFCKVSWDGLEERLEFLFPDPEERAKRRPEYDERLQIELDVINQMGFPGYFLIVMEFIQWSKDNNIPVGPGRGSGAGSLVAYAQKITDLDPLEFDLLFERFLNPERVSMPDFDVDFCMDRRDEVIDHVAELYGRDAVSQIITFGTMAAKAVVRDVGRVLGHPFGFVDRISKLIPPDPGMTLEKAFEAEPRLPELYNADQEVRELIDMARILEGVTRNAGKHAGGVVISPTTITDFAPLYCDAEGKNPVTQFDKNDVEYAGLVKFDFLGLRTLTIIQWALDMLNPVLEAKGEQAIDIAAISTTDPKSFRLLQDCKTTAVFQLESRGMKDLIKRLKPDCFEDMIALVALFRPGPLQSGMVDNFIERKHGREAISYPDETWQHDSLQPILEPTYGIILYQEQVMQIAQVLAGYTLGGADMLRRAMGKKKPEEMAKQRAVFEEGSIKNGVDGELSMKIFDLVEKFAGYGFNKSHSAAYALVSYQTLWMKAHYPAYFMAAVMSADMDNTDKIVTLVDECNNMGLKLVPPDVNTGLFKFSVNADEEIVYGIGAIKGVGEGPIEAILEARQSGPFIDLFDFCCRLDLKKINKRVIEKLIMAGAMDKLGPHRAAMMVTLPTAMQAASQHAKASARGQEDLFGIIAEEEDERPEFIDEPVWTEKVWLEGEKETLGLYLTGHPVNRYLKEFRQYTTGRLVDIRPTGRGTTSTVAGLVLSTRVMLTKRGSKMGIIQLDDRSARLDVMFFSEAFDTYQELLEKDRMLVIQGEVSVDDFSGGIKMTAREVMDLSMARERWMKKLRLRMCRDQLDELFWQRFYEVLEPYRAGTCPIAISYEGDNASGMLSLGTDWRITPSEDLIEALTQLLGQQQVTLEFN; this comes from the coding sequence TTGTCAGAACCTACACCAAATCCATCTTTCATTCACCTTCGAGTCCATTCAGACTTTTCGATGGTTGATGGCTTAAAAAAAGTAAAACCCATTGTTGCAAAAGCGGCCGAGTTAAACATGCCGGCCATTGCTTTAACCGATCAAACTAACCTCTGTGGTTTAGTTAAGTTTTACGGCGAAGCTCATAACCAGGGGATTAAGCCCATTGTTGGTTGTGATTTTTTTGTTCAGTCAGATGAATTAGGTGATGACCAGTTTCGATTAACCTTATTAGCTACTAATAACAAAGGTTATCAGAACATCACTATGCTCATCTCACGGGCCTATTTGCGAGGGCAGCTGCAGGGTAAGCCGGTTATTGATAAGCAATGGCTGAGTGAACATGCTGAAGGAGTGATTGTTCTCTCTGGCGGTCGCCAAGGTGATGTGGGCAAAGCCTTACTTAAAGGTAACCACGATATCGTTGAGCGAAGTCTTGCATTTTACCAACAGTATTTCCCAAATCATTACTTTTTAGAGTTAATTCGCACCGGCCGCCCCGACGAAGAAAACTACCTGCACATGGCCGTTGCGTTAGCGGGCGATAAGGGCTTGCCAGTAGTCGCTACCAACGAAGTCGTTTTTTTAGAAGAAGACCAGTTTCAGCCTCATGAAGTGCGGGTTGCCATTCACGATGGTTTTGCTATTGATGATAGCCGCAGACCTAAGAAATATAGTGCGCAGCAATATCTTCGCAGCGAGCAAGAAATGCAGGAGTTGTTTGCAGATATTCCCGAAGCACTGCAAAACTCAGTAGAAATCGCCAAACGCTGTAATGTGACGGTGCGCTTAGGTGAGTACTTCTTGCCTGACTTTCCCACCGAAGGCCTGCCCATTGAAGAGTTCTTCTGTAAAGTATCTTGGGACGGTTTAGAAGAGCGCTTAGAGTTTTTGTTTCCCGACCCTGAAGAGCGAGCAAAACGTCGTCCGGAATACGATGAACGTTTACAAATTGAACTTGATGTAATTAACCAAATGGGTTTCCCAGGTTACTTCCTCATCGTAATGGAGTTCATTCAGTGGAGTAAGGATAACAATATTCCGGTTGGACCCGGCCGGGGCTCGGGCGCTGGTTCGTTGGTAGCTTATGCGCAAAAAATTACCGATTTAGATCCGCTTGAATTCGACTTACTATTCGAGCGATTTTTGAACCCTGAGCGGGTATCTATGCCCGACTTCGATGTCGATTTTTGCATGGATCGTCGTGATGAGGTAATCGACCACGTAGCTGAGCTATATGGACGAGATGCGGTATCGCAGATTATCACCTTTGGTACTATGGCTGCTAAAGCAGTAGTGCGTGATGTAGGTCGGGTATTGGGTCATCCTTTTGGTTTTGTTGACCGGATCTCCAAGTTGATTCCACCTGATCCGGGAATGACCCTAGAAAAAGCCTTTGAGGCTGAACCGCGTTTGCCAGAGCTGTATAACGCTGACCAAGAAGTTCGCGAGCTAATCGATATGGCTCGTATTCTTGAAGGGGTTACGCGTAACGCGGGTAAACACGCCGGTGGCGTAGTAATTTCGCCCACCACTATTACTGACTTTGCACCCTTGTATTGTGATGCAGAGGGTAAAAACCCAGTTACCCAGTTTGATAAGAATGATGTTGAATATGCCGGCTTAGTGAAGTTTGACTTCTTGGGTTTGCGTACGCTTACCATTATTCAATGGGCTTTGGATATGCTCAACCCAGTGTTAGAAGCCAAGGGTGAGCAGGCGATCGATATTGCGGCAATTTCTACCACTGACCCAAAATCATTTAGATTACTGCAAGATTGTAAAACAACCGCGGTATTCCAGCTGGAATCTCGTGGTATGAAGGATTTGATTAAGCGTCTTAAGCCCGATTGTTTTGAAGATATGATTGCACTGGTGGCCCTGTTCCGTCCCGGTCCGTTGCAATCAGGCATGGTAGATAACTTTATCGAGCGTAAACATGGCCGAGAAGCAATTTCTTACCCTGATGAAACTTGGCAACACGACAGCCTACAACCTATTCTAGAGCCGACCTACGGTATTATTCTTTACCAAGAACAGGTAATGCAGATTGCTCAGGTTCTAGCTGGTTATACCCTCGGTGGCGCTGACATGTTACGCCGGGCGATGGGTAAGAAAAAACCTGAAGAAATGGCCAAGCAGCGGGCGGTATTTGAAGAAGGCTCTATTAAGAATGGGGTTGACGGCGAACTGTCCATGAAGATCTTTGACTTAGTAGAAAAGTTCGCTGGTTATGGTTTTAACAAGTCTCACTCCGCTGCTTACGCCTTAGTATCGTATCAAACCTTATGGATGAAGGCGCATTACCCTGCGTACTTTATGGCTGCGGTGATGTCGGCCGATATGGATAACACCGACAAAATTGTTACTTTGGTAGATGAATGTAACAACATGGGGCTTAAGCTGGTGCCGCCTGATGTAAACACTGGCTTGTTCAAGTTCTCGGTGAATGCCGATGAAGAAATTGTTTACGGTATTGGCGCGATTAAAGGGGTAGGTGAAGGCCCCATTGAAGCGATTTTAGAGGCCAGACAAAGTGGACCATTTATTGATTTGTTTGATTTTTGTTGTCGCTTAGACCTCAAGAAAATCAATAAAAGGGTGATTGAAAAACTGATTATGGCCGGAGCCATGGATAAGCTAGGCCCGCATCGCGCCGCAATGATGGTGACTTTGCCAACCGCTATGCAAGCCGCTTCACAACATGCAAAAGCTTCAGCTCGGGGTCAAGAAGACTTATTCGGTATAATTGCTGAAGAAGAGGATGAACGTCCAGAGTTTATCGATGAACCAGTTTGGACAGAAAAAGTCTGGTTAGAAGGGGAAAAAGAAACCCTTGGCTTATACTTAACCGGTCATCCAGTTAATCGCTACTTAAAAGAGTTTCGTCAATATACTACTGGTCGCTTGGTGGATATACGCCCCACCGGCCGCGGCACTACATCAACGGTAGCGGGCTTAGTGTTATCTACACGGGTAATGCTTACCAAGCGGGGCTCAAAAATGGGCATCATTCAACTCGATGATCGCAGTGCCCGTTTGGATGTGATGTTCTTTAGTGAAGCATTCGATACCTACCAAGAATTATTAGAAAAAGATCGCATGTTGGTGATTCAAGGAGAGGTCAGCGTTGATGATTTCTCCGGAGGCATTAAAATGACTGCTCGTGAAGTCATGGATTTGTCGATGGCCCGTGAACGCTGGATGAAAAAACTGCGTTTGCGAATGTGTCGCGACCAGCTAGATGAACTATTTTGGCAAAGATTTTACGAAGTATTAGAGCCTTATCGAGCGGGAACCTGCCCAATAGCAATAAGTTATGAGGGCGATAATGCCAGTGGCATGTTAAGCTTAGGCACCGATTGGCGAATTACGCCGAGTGAAGATTTAATAGAGGCGTTGACCCAACTGCTGGGACAACAGCAAGTCACCCTAGAATTTAATTAA